Genomic window (Saccharothrix australiensis):
AGCCCGCGGCGTGGGTGAACACCGCGGGCTCCGTCCCGGAAAAGGGCTCAGGCGGTCTCGGTGATCGGCCGGTCGACCCAGGACATCAGGCCGCGCAGCTTCTTCCCGACCTCCTCGATCGGGTGCTGCTCGCCCTCCTGCTGCAACTTCTTGTAGTTGCCGCGGCCGGCGTCGTCCTCGTTCACCCATTCGGTGGCGAACGTGCCGTCCTGGATCTCGCCGAGGATCCTGCGCATCTCCTCCTTCACGGCCGGCGTGATGACGCGCGGGCCGCGGGTGAGGTCGCCGTACTCGGCGGTGTCCGAGATCGAGTACCGCATCCGCGCGATGCCGCCCTCGTACATGAGGTCGACGATCAGCTTCAGCTCGTGCAGGCACTCGAAGTACGCCACCTCGGGCGCGTAGCCCGCCTCGGTGAGCACCTCGAAACCGGCCTGCACCAGCGCCGACGCGCCACCGCACAGCACCGCCTGCTCGCCGAACAGGTCGGTCTCGGTCTCCTCCTTGAACGTCGTCTTGATGACGCCCGCCCGCGTGCCGCCGATGGCCTTGGCGTAGGACAGGGCGAGCGCCTGCGCGGTGCCGGACGCGTCCTGCTCGACCGCGATCAGCGCGGGCACGCCCTTCCCGTCCACGAACTGCCTGCGCACCAGGTGGCCGGGGCCCTTCGGCGCGACCATCGCCACGTCCACGTTGGACGGGACCTGGATCAGGCCGTAGCGGATGTTGAAGCCGTGGCCGAAGAAGACCGCGTCGCCGTCCTTGAGGTTCGGCGCGATGTCCTGCGCGTAGATGTGCCGCTGCGCGGTGTCCGGCGCGAGGATCATGATCAGGTCGGCCTCGGCGGAGACCTCGGCGGGCGTGCCGACGGGCAGGCCCTCGTCCTCGGCCTTGGCCCGCGACTTGGAGCCCTCGGGGAGGCCGATCCGGACGTCGACGCCCGAGTCGCGCAGGCTCAGCGCGTGGGCGTGGCCCTGGCTGCCGTAGCCGATGACCGCGACCTTGCGACCCTGGATGACGCTCAGGTCGGCATCGTCGTCGTAGAAGATCTCGACGCTCACTGGTGGTACTTCCCTTCCTAGTGTCGATCGACGCCGGCCTGCGGTGGGCGGGCGCTCACTCGAACGGATCTCAGCGCACCGCGGTCGCGGTGATGGAGCGGGCGCCGCGGCCGATGGCGACCATGCCCGACTGGACGATCTCGCGGAGCCCGTAGGGCTCCAGCATCCGCAGCAGCGCGTCGAGCTTCTCGGACGTGCCGGTCGCCTCGACCGTGACCGCCTCGGGCGACACGTCGACGACCTTCGCGCGGAACAGCTGCACGGTCTCCAGGACCTGGCTGCGCACGGTCGCGTCGGCGCGGACCTTCACGAGCAGGAGCTGGCGCTGCACGGACGCGGTCGTCTCCAGCTCCACGATCTTGATGACGTTGACGAGCTTGTTGAGCTGCTTGGTGACCTGCTCCAGCGGCAGCTCCTCCACCGACACCACGATGGTCATCCGGGAGATGTCGGGGTGCTCGGTGCGGCCGACGGCGAGCGACTCGATGTTGAAGCCGCGGCGGGAGAACAGGCCCGCCACCCGCGCGAGGACGCCGGGCTTGTCCTCGACCAGAACGCTCAGGGTGTGCCTCGTCATCGTCACTCGTCCTCGTCGAACAGCGGGCGGATGCCCCGCGCGGCCATGATCTCGCTGTTGCCGGTGCCCGCCGCGACCATCGGCCACACCTGGGCGTCCTTGCCGACCACGAAGTCGATCACGACCGGGCGGTCGTCGATCGCCAGCGCCTGCTGGATGACCGCGTCGACCTCCTCGCGCGACTCGGCGCGCAGGCCGGCGCAGCCCATCGCCTCGGCCAGCAGCTTGAAGTCCGGGATGCGGTGCTTGTGCGTGCCCAGGTCGGTGCTGGAGTACCGCTCACCGTAGAACAGGGTCTGCCACTGCCGGACCATGCCCAGGTTGCCGTTGTTGATCACCGCGACCTTGATCGGGATGTTCTCGATGGCGCAGGTGGCGAGTTCCTGGTTGGTCATCTGGAAGCAGCCGTCGCCGTCGATCGCCCACACCTGGACGTCGGGCCTGCCCGCCTTCGCGCCCATCGCCGCGGGCACCGCGAACCCCATCGTGCCCAGCCCGCCGGAGTTGATCCACGTGCGCGGCGACTCGTACTTGACGAACTGCGCCGCCCACATCTGGTGCTGCCCGACGCCGGCCGTGTACAGGGCGTCCGCCGGCGACAGCGCGCCGATGCGCTCGATCACGTACTGCGGGGACAGCGTGCCGTCGTCCGGCCAGTCGTAGCCCAGCGGGAACGTCGTGCGCAGCGCGTCGAGCTGCTCCCACCACGGTGCGAGGTCGACCGCGCGCGCGCCGTTCGCCCGCTCGGCGCGCAGCGCCTCGATCAGCTCGGCGATGATCTCCTTGCAGTCGCCCACGATCGGGACGTCCGCGCGCCGGTTCTTGGAGATCTCCGCCGGATCGATGTCGGCGTGCACGACCCGCGCGTCCGGCGCGAACGTGGACAGCTGCCCGGTCACCCGGTCGTCGAACCGCGCGCCGAGGGCCACCAGCAGGTCGGCCTTCTGCATCGCCGCGACCGCCGCGACCGTGCCGTGCATGCCGGGCATGCCCAGGTGCTGGCGGTGCGAGTCGGGGAACGCGCCGCGGGCCATCAGCGTCGTGACGACCGGGATGCCGGTCGACTCCGCCAGCTCCAGCAGCTCGGGCGAGGCGTCCGCCTTGATCACGCCGCCGCCGACGTAGAGCACGGGCCGCTTGGCCGCCGCGATCAGCTTCGCCGCCTCGCGCACCTGCTTGCCGTGCGGGCGGGTGGTCGGGCGGTAGCCGGGCAGGCGCAGCTCCGGCGGCCAGGAGAACGACGTCATCTCCTGGAGCACGTCCTTGGGTATGTCCACCAGGACCGGGCCGGGGCGGCCGGTCGAGGCCAGGTGGAACGCCTCGGCGATGGCGCGCGGGATGTCCGCCGCGTCCGTGACGAGGAAGTTGTGCTTGGTGATCGGCATCGTGATACCGCAGATGTCGGCTTCCTGGAACGCGTCCGTGCCGATCAGGGGCCGCGACTGCTGGCCGGTGATGGCGACCACGGGCACCGAGTCCATGTTCGCGTCGGCCAAGGGCGTGACCAGGTTCGTCGCGCCGGGGCCGGACGTGGCCATGCACACCCCGACCCGGCCGGTGGCCTGCGCGTACCCCGTCGCGGCGTGCCCCGCGCCCTGCTCGTGGCGCACCAGGACGTGGCGCACCTTCGTGGAGTCGAGCAACGGGTCGTAGGCGGGCAGGATCGTGCCGCCGGGAATGCCGAACACCACCTCGCAGCCGACCGATTCGAGCGAGCGGACGAGGGACTGGGCGCCGGTCACGCGGAGGGGGGCGCCGCTCGGCGGGGCCGGCTTCGGCCGCGGTCCAGGGCGGGGCGACGGCGGCTCGCCGGGAGCCGGTCGCGAGGTTGCGCTGGTCATCTGTCTGCCTCGTGGGTAAAGGAGAATGCACGGTCCGGGCACGAAAAAACCCTCGCCAACCCGGACGGGTGGGACGAGGGTCGCGCGTCGACGCAAGCTCGATAAGCCTAGGCGGCGACGCGCCTGGGAAGTACGAGAACGAGGTTGCGCTGCATGGCGGTGACGTTAACCGTCAACCACGACGGGCGTCAACTCTGCGGGACGGCTCTCCCGGATCGTGGACGCTCGCCGAAGGCCCGCCGGTGGCCCGCCGTGCCTCGGCGGGCGGGGCGGCGGGGGCTGCCGTCACCCGGCCGGTGGAGGAGGTGGCAGCATCCCGTGGTGTGCAGAAGCTCGTGTTCCGGATTCCCGCGCCTGCCCTGATCGCGGCGGCCTCCATCGCCATCTGCGTGACCCCGTTCGCGTGGGCCGCGCCCGGTCTCCAGGCCATCTACCTGCTGCCCGCCGGGTTCGCGTGGTGGGTGCTGCGCAACCGGACCACGGTCGACCCGGAGCGGCTGGTGGCGCGCGGCACGTTCGCCAAGCGGGTGGTCGCGTGGGACGAGGTGAAGGCCATCAAGGTCGTGCCGCGGGGCTGGCTGAGCGCCGTGCTGGCGGACGACACGCAGGTACGCCTGCCCGCCGTCCGGGCGGGTCACCTGCCCGCGATCGCCGCGGTGAGCGGTGGGCGCGTCGCCGACCCGACCGACCGGTCGGACGCGGCACCGGGGGAAACCGAGCAGGCGGGGACCGAGCAGGCGGAACCCGGCCCCGCGCAGCCCGTACCGGCGGGTTCCGCACCGCCGCAGGGCGAACCGACCGGGGCTGGACCTTCGGACGCCGGACCGTCTCAGGCGGAACCGTCCGAGCCGGAACCATCGGGGGCCGACGCGTCGGAGGCCGGTACCGCCCGTCGCGCGGACCGCCCCGAGGCCCGGCCGGAGCCCTGACCGGAACGCAACACCGGCGCACGTAAAATGCCGGAAGTGACGTCGAACACGCAGGCGCGCTGGGTCGTGCCGGTCAGCCTCGCACTGTCCCTCGCCGGGCTCGCCGTGTCGGCCTACCTGACCGTGGCGCACTACTCGAAGGACGCGCTGCTGTGCGCCGAGGGCGCGGTCATCGACTGCGGCACGGTGACCACGAGCGAGCAGTCCGAGTTCTTCGGCATCCCCGTCGCGGTGCTGGGCCTGGCGTTCTTCGCGTTCGTCACCGTGCTGTGCCTGCCGGTCGCGTGGCGTGACCAGCGGCTGCACTGGCCTCGGCTCGCGGCGGTCGGCGTCGGCGTGCTGTTCGTGGTCTACCTCGTGGCCGCCGAGTTCATCCTGATCGGCAAGGTCTGCCTGTGGTGCACCGCCGTGCACGTGATCACACTCGCGCTCGCGGGCGTGCTGGTCGCGGCGGCGCTGCGGCGGAGTAGCCTCTGAGTCACCGCTCCCGGACTCCGGCGCCCACCCCGCGCCTTTCGCGACACCGCTTTTGAGCAGACTCTGGAGGAGCCGTGCCACCGCTCCGTTCCCGCACCACGACCCACGGCCGCAACGCCGCGGGCGCCCGCGCGCTGTGGCGCGCGACCGGCATGACCGACAGCGACTTCGGCAAGCCGATCGTGGCCATCGCCAACTCGTACACGCAGTTCGTGCCGGGCCACGTGCACCTCCGCGATCTCGGCGACATCGTGGCCGAGGCGGTCCGCGAGGCGGGCGGCGTGCCGCGCGAGTTCCACACCATCGCGGTGGACGACGGCATCGCGATGGGCCACGGCGGGATGCTGTACTCGCTGCCGTCGCGCGAGATCATCGCCGACTCGGTCGAGTACATGGTGAACGCGCACCAGGCCGACGCGATCGTCTGCATCTCCAACTGCGACAAGATCACGCCGGGGATGCTGAACGCGGCGATGCGCCTCAACATCCCGGTCGTGTTCGTGTCCGGCGGGCCGATGGAGGCGGGCAAGGCCGTCGTCGTGGACGGGGTCGCGGTCGCGCCGACCGACCTGATCACGGCGATCGCGGCGTCCGCGTCGCCCGACGTCGACGACGCGGGGCTGACCGAGGTCGAGCGCTCGGCGTGCCCGACGTGCGGCTCGTGCTCGGGGATGTTCACGGCCAACTCGATGAACTGCCTCACCGAGGCGCTGGGCCTGGCCCTGCCCGGCAACGGCTCCACCCTGGCGACGCACGCGGCGCGGCGCGAGCTGTTCGCGGAGGCCGGCCGCACCGTGGTCGAGCTGTGCCGCCGCTACTACGGCTCCGACGACGAGTCCGTGCTGCCGCGCTCCATCGCGTCGCGGGCGGCGTTCGAGAACGCGATGGCGCTGGACATGGCGATGGGCGGCTCGACCAACACGGTGCTGCACATCCTCGCCGCCGCGCAGGAGGGCGAGATCGACTTCACGCTCGCCGACATCGACGCGCTGAGCAGGCGCGTGCCGTGCCTGTCGAAGGTGTCGCCTAACTCCGACTACCACATGGAGGACGTGCACCGGGCGGGCGGCATCCCGGCGCTGCTCGGCGAGCTGTGGCGGGCGGGGCTGCTCAACGAGGACGTGCGCTCGGTCCACTCCCCCGACCTGGCGTCGTGGCTGTCGAGGTGGGACGTCCGCGCGGAGGCGCCGTCCGAGGAGGCGGTGGAGCTGTTCCACGCCGCGCCGGGCGGTGTCCGGACGACGCAGGCGTTCTCCACGACCAACCGCTGGTCGAAGCTCGACACGGACGCGGCGGGCGGGTGCATCCGCGATGTCGCGCACGCCTACACCAAGGACGGCGGCCTGGCCGTGCTGCGCGGGAACCTGGCCGAGAACGGGGCGGTGATCAAGGCGGCGGGCATCGACGAGGAGCTGTGGCGCTTCGAGGGGCCGGCGCGGGTCGTGGAGTCGCAGGAGCAGGCCGTGTCGGTGATCCTGAACAAGGAGATCCAGGCGGGTGACGTGCTCGTGGTCCGCTACGAGGGTCCCGCGGGCGGTCCGGGGATGCAGGAGATGCTGCACCCGACCGCGTTCCTGAAGGGCGCCGGGCTGGGCAGGAAGTGCGCGCTGATCACCGATGGCAGGTTCTCGGGCGGGACGTCCGGGTTGTCGATCGGCCACGTGTCGCCGGAGGCGGCGGGCGGCGGGGCGATCGGCCTGGTGGAGGACGGGGACCGGATCCTGATCGACGTGCACGAGCGGCGGTTGGAGCTGCTGGTGCCGGATGAGGTGCTGGCGGAGCGGCGGGCGAAGATGGAGGCGTCGGAGCGGCCTTGGCAGCCGGTGGACCGGGTTCGGCCGGTGACGGCGGCGTTGCGGGCTTATGCTCTGCTGACGACGGACGCGGCAAGGGGCGCGGTGCGCGACGTGAACCGCTGAGCCTTTCCCGGTTCTCGTTTCCGACTTCCCCCTTCCTTTCGCCGACCCGTTCGGGTGCCATTGTGCGGTGCCCGAACGGGTCGCGCATGTGCGGAGGGTGCACTGATCGGGCGTTTCGGTCGACTCCAAGACCACTCGGATGAGTGCTGCGGATTCGGGCACTAATCGGTCGGCGCTTTCGTTGCCGTAAACAAGGAGCGCGGCACGGCGGGCAGACATGCACACCACGGGGGCGCACGACACGGGGCTCACGACGCAAGTTCGACGGTTGGGTTGAGTTCGTTCGGCGGAGAGGCGGACGTTCACGACGGAAAGGCGCAGCGACTCACGACGGTGACTCACGACGGTGAGGACCGAGGCGGACAGGGAACAGCGGACGCGCCAGGGACCAGCGGACGCAGGGCCCAGCGGACACAGGGCGGAGAGCGCAGGGCGGAGAGGCGGAGCGAGGCACGGCGGCGAGGCCCGCACAGGCCACGTCAGCCGAACACGCCACCCCAGCACCCACCTCCCGCCGCCACCAGCCACCAGCGAGCACCTGCGGCGCTGCCGGCCCCCACGCAGCGCACACCACGCAGCAGGTCGGGCGAGCGGACACGCGGCCCGCGTCCCAGCCCGCGTCGCCATCGCTGACCACCCAGCCGCGAGCCGGCCTGCCGACCGCCACCAGGCCCCAGCCCCGGCCTGCCGACGCCCCGGCCTGCCGACCGCCCCCAGCCGACCTGGCAACCGCCACCAGGCCCCCAGCCGGCCTGCCGACCGCCACCAGCCCAGGAAGGCGGGATCAGTCGCGGAAGACGAGCAGGGTCACGGCCGTCGCCCCGGCCGCCAGGAGGAAGCACAGGATGCCCGTCAGCAGCGGGTGGCGGAACCAGCCGCGGTTGTAGTCGATCGCCGCCCGGCCCGGACCCGCGAAGACGAGGGCGAACGCCATCGCCGCGTAGGCCACCTCCTGCTCGACCCCGTTCGGGTTGAGGAAGCGGCGCAGGCCGTCGGGTGGGAAGAGTTGGCCGCCGTACCTGAACGCGATCACGTTGGCCATCACGCCGAGGATGCCCGCCGCCGCGAGCGGCGTGAACAGGCCCAGCACGAGGAGGCCGCCGCCGACCAGTTCGGTGAGCCCGGTGACCCACGCGAGGATTCGTTCCTCGCGGTAGCCCAGGTCGGCCAGGGTGCGCGCGAAACCGTCGATGCCCGGTCCGCCGAGCACGCCGAAGACCTTCTGCGCCCCGTGGCCGAGGAACGCGCCGCCCAGCGCCAGGCGCAGCACCAGCAGGCCCAGGTCGGCGCTGCCCGTCCACCCGAACGGCTTGCGCCGGTCGTCCTCGTCGTAGTGCGCGGCCTCGTCGTACGGCCCGCCGCGGGCACCCGGCGCGAAGTCGTCGACCGGGGTGTAGCCGGAGGTGTCGAAGGTGCTCGTGTCCTTGTCGAACCTGCTCGTGTCCCCGCCGAACGCCCGCGTGCCGTCGTCGAAGTGATGTGCTCCCCCGCCCGCGCCACTCGTCGAAGTCGAATAGAAACCGTCGTCGGAATAGCCGCCCGAAGACCTCGGGCCGTCGTCGTGAGTCGCCACGCACCCGCACGTTAGGAGGTTCGGAGCACGTCCGCGAGCGTCCGTTGTGCGGCCGATATTGACCCGTTCAGGCTAATTTGCCCACTTCATCGGGGTCTGAAAGCGCCGATCGGCCCCGAACCGCGAGTTCCGGGCCGTTCGGCACGCACGGCTCCGGGCGGCCGATCGCGACAGCGGGCGGCCGTCGCGGACCGGTACCGGCCGTCACAGACACAGACACAGACACAGACCGGTACCGACCGTCACAGACCGGTACCGGCCGTCGCAGGTCAGTAGTCGCCCCGCACCAGGTTGTGCGGCTCCTCACCCCGAGCGAACCGCGCCACCTCGGCCGCCACCACGGCATAGGCCCGCGCCGCGTGCCCGGTGCACGACCCGGCCACGTGGGGCGTCAGGAACAGCCCCGGAGCGGTCCACAGTGGATGGTCCTCGGGCAGCGGCTCAGGGTCCGTCACGTCCAGCGCCGCCCGCAACCGCCCCGACACCAGCTCGGCCACCAGCGCGTCGGTGTCCACCACGGCACCGCGCGCCGCGTTGACCAGGATCGCGCCGTCCTTCATCCGCGCCAGGAAATCGGCGTCCACCATCCCCGTCGTCTCGGGCGTCAGCGGCACCACCACCAGCACGATGTCGTACTCGCCGAGCAGGCCCGGCAGCTCGTCCATCCCGTGCACGCCGTCCCGCGCGGTACGCCCCACCAGGGTCGCGGTCGCGTCGAACGGCTCCAGCCGGCGCCGGAACTGCCGCCCCAGGTCACCCGCGCCGACGACGAGCGCCTTCTTCCCCTGCAACGTCTCAGTCAGGTGGTAGTCCCACCGCCGCTCCAGCCGCGCCCGCTCGAACACCGGGAAGTCCCGGTAGATCGCCAGCAGCGCCCCGACCGCCCACTCCGCCGTGCTCCCGCCGTGCGCGCCCCGGCACGTGGAAAGCAGCACCCCGTCGGGCACCGTGCCGATGAACCGCTCCGCGCCCGCGCTCAGCAACTGCACGAGCCGCAGGTTCGGCAGCTTGCCGAAGAAGTCGCGCGGATCGGTGTGCTGGAGGAACTTCGGCACCAGCACCTCGGCGTCGGCCGCCTCGGGCGGCAACTCCTCGTCCACCGAGTACCGGACCGCCCGGACACCCTCCACGTCGGACAGGACAGCGAGGCCAAGGTCGTCGGGGACCAACACGGTAAGCGTCACACCCGCACGCTACGGCACACTGTCGGCCATGCGGGAACATGACGTGTTCTCCAGCGACGGCACGCGCATCAGGCTGTGGCGCACCGACACGGCGGGCCCGGACGTGCTCCTGAGCCCCGGCCTGGGCGCCGCGCCGACCACGTGGCCGGCGCTGCCCGCCGCGCGCGTCCACAGCTGGCACCACCGCGGCACGATGGGGTCGCGACGCCCGGACGACCCGACGCGGATCACGCTGCGGGACCACGTCGCCGACGCGCTGGCCGTGCTGGACGACGGCGGTGTCGAGCGGTGCGTGGTGATGGGCTGGTCGATGGGCGTCACGGTGGCCGCCGGGTTGGCGCTCCGGCACCCGGAGCGGGTGTCGGGGCTGATGCTGGTGGCGGGCGCGCCGGGCGACTCGTTCGGGAGCGCCCTGGGCTTGCCGGGCGTGCCGGAGGGGCTGCGCAGGTTCGTCGGCGTGTCGTCGGCGAGGGCGCTCCGGGTCGCCGGCCCGCTGCTGGACTCAGTGCTGCACCGGGTGCCGGTGCCGGACCTGTCGTCGCCGGCGGTCGGGTCGCTGCGGCGGTTCCTCCAGCACGACTGGGGCTGGTACTTCACGTTGGCGCTCGCGCTGGGCCGCACGCCGCGGCTGGACCTGACGGGCGTGACGTGCCCCACGACGGTGCTGGCCGGCCGGTACGACCTGCTGGCGTCGCCGGACAGCGTGGTCGGGCCGGTGGCGGGGCTGCCGCAGGCGCGGGTGCGGGTGCTGCCGAACACGCACTTCCTGCCGCTGGAGAACCCGCGGGTCGTGGTGGAGGAGCTGGAGCTGCTGCTGGAGCGCGCGGCGGCCGTCGACGAGGCGGTGGAGCGGTCCGCGGACGGCCCGCTCACCTCACGTTCACGGCCGCGCGCCTAGCCTTGGCGCTTGTGTCACGACTCCGTGGGTTGCTGATCGGCTCCGCTGTCGGCCTGCTGGCCGTCGGCTGCGCGAGCTTCCCGGAGCAGCCGGCGCCGTCCGGGTGGAGTCCCGCGCCGCAGCTCACGCCGCAGGCGGGGCCGAAGCCCG
Coding sequences:
- a CDS encoding acetolactate synthase large subunit; translation: MTSATSRPAPGEPPSPRPGPRPKPAPPSGAPLRVTGAQSLVRSLESVGCEVVFGIPGGTILPAYDPLLDSTKVRHVLVRHEQGAGHAATGYAQATGRVGVCMATSGPGATNLVTPLADANMDSVPVVAITGQQSRPLIGTDAFQEADICGITMPITKHNFLVTDAADIPRAIAEAFHLASTGRPGPVLVDIPKDVLQEMTSFSWPPELRLPGYRPTTRPHGKQVREAAKLIAAAKRPVLYVGGGVIKADASPELLELAESTGIPVVTTLMARGAFPDSHRQHLGMPGMHGTVAAVAAMQKADLLVALGARFDDRVTGQLSTFAPDARVVHADIDPAEISKNRRADVPIVGDCKEIIAELIEALRAERANGARAVDLAPWWEQLDALRTTFPLGYDWPDDGTLSPQYVIERIGALSPADALYTAGVGQHQMWAAQFVKYESPRTWINSGGLGTMGFAVPAAMGAKAGRPDVQVWAIDGDGCFQMTNQELATCAIENIPIKVAVINNGNLGMVRQWQTLFYGERYSSTDLGTHKHRIPDFKLLAEAMGCAGLRAESREEVDAVIQQALAIDDRPVVIDFVVGKDAQVWPMVAAGTGNSEIMAARGIRPLFDEDE
- the ilvD gene encoding dihydroxy-acid dehydratase; protein product: MPPLRSRTTTHGRNAAGARALWRATGMTDSDFGKPIVAIANSYTQFVPGHVHLRDLGDIVAEAVREAGGVPREFHTIAVDDGIAMGHGGMLYSLPSREIIADSVEYMVNAHQADAIVCISNCDKITPGMLNAAMRLNIPVVFVSGGPMEAGKAVVVDGVAVAPTDLITAIAASASPDVDDAGLTEVERSACPTCGSCSGMFTANSMNCLTEALGLALPGNGSTLATHAARRELFAEAGRTVVELCRRYYGSDDESVLPRSIASRAAFENAMALDMAMGGSTNTVLHILAAAQEGEIDFTLADIDALSRRVPCLSKVSPNSDYHMEDVHRAGGIPALLGELWRAGLLNEDVRSVHSPDLASWLSRWDVRAEAPSEEAVELFHAAPGGVRTTQAFSTTNRWSKLDTDAAGGCIRDVAHAYTKDGGLAVLRGNLAENGAVIKAAGIDEELWRFEGPARVVESQEQAVSVILNKEIQAGDVLVVRYEGPAGGPGMQEMLHPTAFLKGAGLGRKCALITDGRFSGGTSGLSIGHVSPEAAGGGAIGLVEDGDRILIDVHERRLELLVPDEVLAERRAKMEASERPWQPVDRVRPVTAALRAYALLTTDAARGAVRDVNR
- the ilvN gene encoding acetolactate synthase small subunit, coding for MTRHTLSVLVEDKPGVLARVAGLFSRRGFNIESLAVGRTEHPDISRMTIVVSVEELPLEQVTKQLNKLVNVIKIVELETTASVQRQLLLVKVRADATVRSQVLETVQLFRAKVVDVSPEAVTVEATGTSEKLDALLRMLEPYGLREIVQSGMVAIGRGARSITATAVR
- a CDS encoding DoxX family protein translates to MATHDDGPRSSGGYSDDGFYSTSTSGAGGGAHHFDDGTRAFGGDTSRFDKDTSTFDTSGYTPVDDFAPGARGGPYDEAAHYDEDDRRKPFGWTGSADLGLLVLRLALGGAFLGHGAQKVFGVLGGPGIDGFARTLADLGYREERILAWVTGLTELVGGGLLVLGLFTPLAAAGILGVMANVIAFRYGGQLFPPDGLRRFLNPNGVEQEVAYAAMAFALVFAGPGRAAIDYNRGWFRHPLLTGILCFLLAAGATAVTLLVFRD
- a CDS encoding PH domain-containing protein translates to MQKLVFRIPAPALIAAASIAICVTPFAWAAPGLQAIYLLPAGFAWWVLRNRTTVDPERLVARGTFAKRVVAWDEVKAIKVVPRGWLSAVLADDTQVRLPAVRAGHLPAIAAVSGGRVADPTDRSDAAPGETEQAGTEQAEPGPAQPVPAGSAPPQGEPTGAGPSDAGPSQAEPSEPEPSGADASEAGTARRADRPEARPEP
- a CDS encoding 2-hydroxyacid dehydrogenase, whose protein sequence is MTLTVLVPDDLGLAVLSDVEGVRAVRYSVDEELPPEAADAEVLVPKFLQHTDPRDFFGKLPNLRLVQLLSAGAERFIGTVPDGVLLSTCRGAHGGSTAEWAVGALLAIYRDFPVFERARLERRWDYHLTETLQGKKALVVGAGDLGRQFRRRLEPFDATATLVGRTARDGVHGMDELPGLLGEYDIVLVVVPLTPETTGMVDADFLARMKDGAILVNAARGAVVDTDALVAELVSGRLRAALDVTDPEPLPEDHPLWTAPGLFLTPHVAGSCTGHAARAYAVVAAEVARFARGEEPHNLVRGDY
- a CDS encoding vitamin K epoxide reductase family protein, with protein sequence MPEVTSNTQARWVVPVSLALSLAGLAVSAYLTVAHYSKDALLCAEGAVIDCGTVTTSEQSEFFGIPVAVLGLAFFAFVTVLCLPVAWRDQRLHWPRLAAVGVGVLFVVYLVAAEFILIGKVCLWCTAVHVITLALAGVLVAAALRRSSL
- a CDS encoding alpha/beta fold hydrolase; the encoded protein is MREHDVFSSDGTRIRLWRTDTAGPDVLLSPGLGAAPTTWPALPAARVHSWHHRGTMGSRRPDDPTRITLRDHVADALAVLDDGGVERCVVMGWSMGVTVAAGLALRHPERVSGLMLVAGAPGDSFGSALGLPGVPEGLRRFVGVSSARALRVAGPLLDSVLHRVPVPDLSSPAVGSLRRFLQHDWGWYFTLALALGRTPRLDLTGVTCPTTVLAGRYDLLASPDSVVGPVAGLPQARVRVLPNTHFLPLENPRVVVEELELLLERAAAVDEAVERSADGPLTSRSRPRA
- the ilvC gene encoding ketol-acid reductoisomerase encodes the protein MSVEIFYDDDADLSVIQGRKVAVIGYGSQGHAHALSLRDSGVDVRIGLPEGSKSRAKAEDEGLPVGTPAEVSAEADLIMILAPDTAQRHIYAQDIAPNLKDGDAVFFGHGFNIRYGLIQVPSNVDVAMVAPKGPGHLVRRQFVDGKGVPALIAVEQDASGTAQALALSYAKAIGGTRAGVIKTTFKEETETDLFGEQAVLCGGASALVQAGFEVLTEAGYAPEVAYFECLHELKLIVDLMYEGGIARMRYSISDTAEYGDLTRGPRVITPAVKEEMRRILGEIQDGTFATEWVNEDDAGRGNYKKLQQEGEQHPIEEVGKKLRGLMSWVDRPITETA